Genomic DNA from Candidatus Omnitrophota bacterium:
GAGTGAGGTCAAATTCCTTGAACTTATCTATTTTAGCGCCCGTCGTATTTCCGCAGCCCACGGTCTTTTCGGATATATCAAGCGTAGGAATGTTGATGCCGCATTCCTTCGTCGCTTTGAGCAGACCAAAGGAATAATTCTCATCGCTGACGACAAAACCCGCTAAACACGGTTCAAACTCTATCATCATATGCCATGACATAGTCATTATATTCGGCTTGCCGAGCTTCTCCGTCGTGACCATCACCACCGGCCCCGACTCGAGCAGCCTGTAA
This window encodes:
- a CDS encoding flavin reductase family protein, with the protein product MAKEEFPLSKVYRLLESGPVVMVTTEKLGKPNIMTMSWHMMIEFEPCLAGFVVSDENYSFGLLKATKECGINIPTLDISEKTVGCGNTTGAKIDKFKEFDLTPRKASKIKPPLIEECYANLECRLVDTKMVSKYGLFIVEVVKAWVDTSVKNPKTIHHRGGPDFMVAGDTISIKSKMK